Proteins encoded within one genomic window of Brachybacterium avium:
- a CDS encoding SulP family inorganic anion transporter yields the protein MTTPSAPRASPLAAFTVSQRLRAAAGRSRDLWPAREDYRLLPKTWRKDLLAGVTVGIVALPLALGFGVSSGLTAEQGLITAIVAGLLAAVFGGSNIQVSGPTGAMVVVLVPIVASYGVGAIAAVTLLAGLMVMATGLLRLGKVVSIIPWPVIEGFTLGIACIIFMQQVPLITSADPAAPGELSSNAVVAAGQSLAMADLAHLAWALGAVAIVAACMLLAPRIHPSVPGSLIGIAVVAVLAALLPTPLATIGAIPASLPAPSMPTIDPALLGVLLPAAATVAALAAIESLLSARVAGSMSDTGAFDPDRELVGQGIASIGASLFGGMPATGAIARTSVSLRAGARTRAASIVHALVLLAVVYVAAGPVGMIPLAALAGVLFMTAIRMVRITTVRSIMTSTRSDAWIFAITALVTVSFDLIVAVLIGVALAAVVALRGAARTTGVSLEPIRVEDPSPLDESVVAVRFQGPLFFVSAERVLETVMGVGSVNVVILRLSRLERVDATGAQVLAQIVRALERRGITVLIKGVQDSHSGLFHRVGVLAALRHHKHLFVDFDSALEHARSHVERERAARPVGPPTAAPAPPGVGPAPEASAPR from the coding sequence GTGACCACTCCCTCTGCGCCCCGCGCCTCCCCGTTGGCCGCCTTCACCGTCTCCCAGCGCCTACGCGCCGCCGCCGGGCGCTCACGCGATCTGTGGCCGGCGCGCGAGGACTACCGTCTGCTGCCGAAGACCTGGCGGAAGGATCTCCTGGCCGGCGTGACGGTGGGCATCGTCGCGCTCCCGCTCGCGCTCGGCTTCGGCGTCAGCTCGGGCCTGACCGCGGAGCAGGGACTGATCACGGCGATCGTCGCCGGGCTCCTCGCCGCCGTGTTCGGCGGATCGAACATCCAGGTCTCCGGGCCGACGGGCGCTATGGTGGTGGTGCTGGTCCCCATCGTCGCCAGCTACGGCGTGGGCGCGATCGCCGCCGTGACCCTGCTGGCCGGGCTGATGGTGATGGCGACCGGTCTGCTGCGGCTGGGGAAGGTGGTCTCGATCATCCCCTGGCCGGTGATCGAGGGGTTCACCCTCGGCATCGCCTGCATCATCTTCATGCAGCAGGTCCCGCTGATCACCTCCGCTGATCCGGCCGCGCCGGGCGAGCTGAGCTCGAACGCGGTCGTCGCCGCCGGGCAGTCGCTGGCGATGGCGGATCTCGCACACCTGGCCTGGGCACTGGGCGCGGTCGCGATCGTCGCGGCCTGCATGCTGCTCGCCCCGCGGATCCACCCCTCGGTCCCGGGCTCGCTGATCGGGATCGCCGTGGTCGCGGTGCTCGCCGCCCTGCTGCCCACGCCGCTGGCCACGATCGGGGCGATCCCCGCCTCGCTCCCCGCACCGTCGATGCCGACGATAGATCCGGCGCTGCTAGGGGTGCTGCTGCCTGCGGCCGCGACCGTCGCGGCGCTGGCCGCGATCGAGTCGCTGCTCTCGGCGCGGGTGGCCGGCTCGATGTCGGATACCGGCGCCTTCGACCCGGACCGCGAGCTGGTGGGCCAGGGCATCGCCTCTATCGGCGCCTCCCTGTTCGGCGGTATGCCCGCCACCGGCGCGATCGCCCGGACCTCCGTCTCGCTGCGGGCAGGGGCCCGCACCCGCGCGGCGTCGATCGTCCACGCCCTGGTGCTGCTGGCGGTGGTCTATGTCGCGGCCGGTCCGGTGGGGATGATCCCGCTGGCGGCGCTGGCCGGGGTGCTGTTCATGACCGCGATCCGGATGGTGCGAATCACGACCGTGCGCTCGATCATGACCTCGACCCGCTCGGACGCCTGGATCTTCGCGATCACCGCTTTGGTGACGGTGTCCTTCGACCTGATCGTGGCGGTGCTGATCGGGGTGGCGCTGGCGGCGGTCGTCGCCCTGCGCGGCGCGGCCCGCACCACCGGGGTGAGCCTCGAGCCGATCCGGGTCGAGGACCCCAGCCCGCTGGACGAGTCGGTCGTCGCGGTCCGTTTCCAGGGCCCGCTGTTCTTCGTCTCCGCCGAGCGGGTGCTGGAGACGGTGATGGGGGTGGGCTCGGTGAACGTGGTGATCCTGCGGCTATCCCGGCTGGAGCGGGTCGATGCCACCGGCGCCCAGGTGCTCGCCCAGATCGTGCGCGCTCTCGAGCGGCGCGGCATCACAGTGCTGATCAAGGGGGTGCAGGACAGCCACAGCGGCCTGTTCCACCGGGTCGGGGTGCTGGCCGCGCTGCGTCACCACAAGCACCTCTTCGTCGACTTCGACAGCGCGCTGGAACACGCCCGCTCGCACGTGGAGCGGGAGCGGGCGGCGCGGCCCGTCGGCCCGCCGACAGCGGCTCCGGCCCCACCGGGGGTGGGGCCGGCCCCGGAGGCGAGCGCACCCCGCTGA
- a CDS encoding ArsR/SmtB family transcription factor, whose product MPLSRSQRPLYEVKANLFKGLAHPYRIRILELLADAEEVSVASLQAETELEASHLSQHLSVLRRHHLVASERRASHVYYRLADPRIRELLAVARALLLNILSEDRDRLDAAQNLPAITAESL is encoded by the coding sequence ATGCCACTATCCCGCAGTCAGCGTCCCCTCTACGAGGTCAAGGCCAATCTCTTCAAGGGCCTCGCCCACCCCTATCGGATCCGGATCCTCGAACTGCTCGCCGATGCCGAGGAGGTCTCCGTCGCCTCCCTCCAGGCTGAGACGGAGCTGGAGGCCTCTCACCTCTCCCAGCACCTGTCCGTGCTGCGCCGCCATCACCTGGTGGCCTCCGAGCGTCGGGCGAGCCACGTCTACTACCGCCTGGCGGATCCGCGCATCCGCGAGCTGCTGGCCGTCGCCCGCGCCCTGCTGCTGAACATCCTCAGCGAGGACCGTGACCGCCTCGATGCGGCGCAGAACCTCCCCGCGATCACGGCGGAGAGCCTGTGA
- a CDS encoding erythromycin esterase family protein, producing MSAALVDRLLPALGENGVLGLGEPTHGSANAFAWKLELIHELARRGLLAAIAVEESFAVGLEVDAALRDGGDLDAAWDQGSSIWDTGTIREGLRALQETIATLPAPRRPRFLGVDISKPYRTARALQERSVQAPVLRAVARRDPLNSAEVAELVTLCRTVEAEREPTVAALARNLRRHADVHLAAPDLSRLHRRDTHMANTLLEGLPAQGITVLWAHNEHLARNPEGWGGPTMGHVLDGMLGQRYYPVGVLCGAGECRAVDPSSGSDEYAAVPLPPMHGDTTDEALRLLGRTFVTSEEFVHPGPRRFIGWQVDTSLFADAQAVRDTFEVRRPSTDFAALAHLPRSIADGTSATGRSGSPTG from the coding sequence ATGAGCGCTGCCCTCGTCGATCGACTTCTGCCCGCGCTCGGCGAGAACGGGGTGCTGGGACTGGGAGAGCCCACCCATGGCAGCGCGAACGCCTTCGCCTGGAAGCTCGAGCTGATCCACGAGCTCGCCCGCCGCGGTCTGCTTGCGGCGATCGCGGTCGAGGAGTCCTTCGCCGTCGGCCTCGAGGTCGATGCGGCACTGCGAGACGGGGGAGATCTCGATGCCGCTTGGGACCAGGGCAGCTCGATCTGGGACACCGGCACGATCCGCGAGGGTCTGCGCGCACTGCAGGAGACCATCGCAACGCTGCCGGCCCCGCGCCGGCCCCGATTCCTCGGCGTCGACATATCCAAGCCCTATCGCACCGCCCGTGCCCTGCAGGAACGGAGCGTCCAGGCACCGGTGCTGCGAGCAGTGGCCAGACGCGATCCTCTCAACAGCGCGGAGGTCGCCGAGCTCGTGACGCTGTGCCGCACCGTCGAGGCCGAGCGGGAGCCTACGGTCGCGGCGCTGGCGCGGAACCTGCGCCGTCACGCCGACGTCCACCTCGCGGCCCCGGACCTCTCCCGGTTGCATCGCCGAGACACCCACATGGCGAACACCCTGCTCGAAGGGCTGCCCGCACAGGGGATCACTGTGCTCTGGGCCCACAACGAGCACCTGGCCCGGAACCCCGAGGGATGGGGCGGCCCGACGATGGGGCACGTGCTGGACGGGATGCTCGGGCAGCGCTACTACCCGGTCGGGGTGCTGTGCGGTGCGGGGGAGTGCCGGGCGGTGGATCCTTCGAGCGGCAGCGACGAGTACGCGGCAGTCCCGCTGCCGCCGATGCACGGCGACACCACCGACGAGGCACTGCGCCTGCTCGGCCGTACCTTCGTGACCAGCGAGGAGTTCGTCCACCCCGGCCCGCGCCGCTTCATCGGCTGGCAGGTGGATACGTCCCTGTTCGCCGACGCGCAGGCCGTGCGCGACACCTTCGAAGTACGCCGCCCC